In one Vicugna pacos chromosome 22, VicPac4, whole genome shotgun sequence genomic region, the following are encoded:
- the LOC102538252 gene encoding complement C3 has translation MDMPWPLGFILLLLGIPVVHAEPLYILVTPRVLRVGSPEKIHVQAHSDSGEPLTRPLEVNLTIWDFPMKKKTVASSQLILSPENHFMDQTLVTIPESLVYPPQPGQQYLIIRANWAPTSFMEKLVLVAPHAGYIFIQTDKTIYTPEHWVQYRVYTVNHKMDPVSRTFTLDIKNPEGITVISQDWLAEDGVFTNSFRLPELISLGTWSIEASYQSAPKQKFKSAFEVKEYVLPSFEVQLMPNKTFFYFSDEALGVNIEARYIFNKPVDGHALVIFGVKLDSRRIPIQSSLQRVEISEGLGHVSLQKDTLMATFQGPEEDFIGASIFVNVTVFSSGGEMVQAETSGVKIVRSPYNIKFTRTPQYFKPGMPFHFRVFVSNPDGSPASRVLVRCQNQKLYTLPSGVATLTIDTNADQKELPILVETDESLRPEEQASASMTAWPYLTQDGSGNFLHIEVKTLGTEVGSNIQLSLNTRHQNPADEDRITHFTILVLSKGQIVYAKHQEHSHGSVYTSAVIHVTSEMLPSFRILAFYLLPRGTGWDPELVADSIWIDVNDRCMGTLKVGMKNERYLQLVEPSSWVELKVTGDAEATVGLVAMDKAVSILNSKHKLTQKKVWDLVEEHDIGCTAGSGKDRLAVFKDAGLDMKMSTGMDTLASSDWHCPKSPPPSRHRRSLKRLETKRNAVNKFKTELERKCCEAGLRESPVGLSCEERTRHVRHGPVCIAAFLSCCHLSEALTREAREEQLLLGTMDEDEDLDDIFLEDQPVRTLFPESWFWKKITLPKSESGISHFSTAVTVPDSITTWQFVAVSIKAGQGLCVSDPFELTVTKSFFVDLKLPFSVIRNEQVQIQAVLYNFRGNSVKVRVEFPYKEPLCSAAKPGAPSRQAGGQIQQISRSIVLNPQGQTQTELVPKQDFLNKMPNTEAEVFVSVQGYTRMLTHRSADGTYHSSKGNPGSTWLMSYVFRVFALAYSTMTIRALDLHSLCDIANWIITQRQAKDGHFLEKGPVFMASMQGGYKGSEADISLTALVLIALNEGKELCNQEIPNLAASMKQACDFLEKKLPHIETTFAIAVVSYALALTGSPQANDRLDSFASQGGCGSLLNQLYKTHWPVGSLGENSLYTVEATAYALMQKLRLGRRNETHAIAKWLLEKRELGGGFQSTQVNQALETEVGKGRLAVMLTQEDHQKELSVVLAPPWFPTTVVAIEALTRFRKAVPFDGVQDLSVQIRAPKRALNVEWLIDENNAYQLRSAKFSAQDDLEIKASGSGRGTISILTTYHRSPESWKDTCNMYHLNVTLNTAPEGNDGQEMMEGAVEMVRNGEILEFPVCGTKEEETGLSHWEFTVGWKSP, from the exons ATGGACATGCCCTGGCCCCTGGGGTTCATTCTGCTCCTCCTGGGGATCCCTGTGGTCCATGCTGAGCCTCT GTACATCCTGGTGACGCCCCGGGTCCTGCGGGTGGGCAGCCCGGAGAAAATCCACGTGCAGGCTCACTCGGACTCCGGAGAGCCCCTCACCAGACCCCTCGAGGTGAACCTCACCATCTGGGACTTCCCCATGAAGAAGAAGACGGTAGCTAGTAGCCAGCTCATTCTCTCACCCGAAAACCACTTTATGGACCAAACACTGGTGACG ATTCCCGAGAGCCTGGTATACCCCCCACAACCGGGGCAGCAGTATCTCATCATCCGAGCAAATTGGGCACCCACCTCATTCATGGAGAAGCTGGTGCTGGTGGCTCCCCATGCTGGCTACATCTTCATCCAGACAGACAAGACCATCTACACTCCTGAGCACTGGG TTCAATACCGGGTGTACACCGTGAACCACAAGATGGATCCTGTGAGCAGGACATTCACTCTGGACATCAAG AACCCGGAAGGGATCACTGTGATCAGCCAGGATTGGCTGGCCGAGGACGGTGTCTTCACAAACTCCTTCCGGCTCCCAGAGCTCATCAG tcttggGACCTGGAGCATCGAAGCCAGTTACCAAAGTGCACCCAAGCAGAAGTTCAAGTCTGCCTTTGAAGTGAAGGAGTATG TGCTCCCATCTTTTGAGGTCCAGCTGATGCCAAACAAGACATTCTTCTACTTCAGTGATGAGGCTCTGGGTGTGAACATCGAGGCCCG ATATATATTCAACAAGCCAGTGGATGGACATGCTCTGGTCATCTTTGGGGTGAAGCTGGATTCCCGTCGGATCCCCATCCAAAGCTCCCTGCAAAGGGTGGAG ATCTCTGAAGGCCTGGGCCACGTCTCCCTCCAGAAGGACACACTCATGGCCACATTCCAAGGCCCAGAAGAGGACTTCATCGGGGCCTCAATCTTTGTCAACGTCACTGTCTTCTCCTCAG GGGGTGAGATGGTCCAGGCTGAGACCTCCGGGGTGAAGATCGTCCGGAGCCCATACAACATCAAGTTCACCAGGACACCCCAGTACTTCAAGCCGGGGATGCCATTCCACTTCAGG GTCTTCGTCTCAAATCCTGATGGGTCCCCAGCCTCCAGAGTCCTCGTCCGCTGCCAAAACCAAAAACTATACACCTTGCCCAGTGGGGTGGCCACTCTGACCATCGACACAAATGCTGATCAAAAGGAGCTCCCTATCCTG GTAGAAACTGATGAATCTCTCCGGCCAGAGGAGCAGGCTTCAGCCAGTATGACAGCTTGGCCTTACTTAACTCAGGATGGGTCAGGGAACTTCCTGCACATTGAGGTGAAGACTCTGGGCACAGAGGTTGGCAGCAATATCCAGCTGAGCCTCAACACAAGGCATCAAAATCCCGCAGATGAGGACCGGATCACTCACTTCACCATCCTG GTCCTGAGTAAGGGCCAGATTGTGTACGCCAAACACCAAGAACACAGTCATGGGAGTGTCTACACGTCAGCCGTCATTCACGTGACTTCAGAGATGCTGCCCTCCTTCCGCATCCTGGCCTTCTATTTACTGCCCAGGGGGACAGGCTGGGATCCTGAACTGGTGGCTGATTCCATTTGGATTGATGTGAATGACAGATGCATGGGGACG CTGAAGGTTGGCATGAAGAATGAAAGATACTTGCAGCTGGTAGAGCCCAGCAGCTGGGTGGAATTGAAGGTGACAGGTGATGCAGAGGCCACAGTGGGGCTGGTGGCCATGGACAAGGCTGTCTCTATCTTGAACAGCAAACACAAGCTCACACAGAAGAAG GTCTGGGATTTGGTGGAGGAACATGACATTGGCTGCACAGCAGGCAGTGGGAAAGACAGACTTGCTGTGTTCAAGGATGCTGGACTGGACATGAAGATGAGCACAGGGATGGACACTTTGGCAAGCTCAG ACTGGCACTGCCCCAAGAGTCCCCCTCCCAGTCGCCACCGCCGCTCCCTGAAGAGGCTGGAGACCAAGAGGAATGCAG TGAACAAGTTCAAGACAGAGCTGGAGCGGAAGTGCTGTGAGGCAGGGCTCCGGGAGAGCCCAGTGGGGCTGTCGTGCGAGGAGAGGACCCGGCACGTCCGCCATGGGCCAGTCTGCATCGCCGCTTTCCTGAGCTGCTGTCACCTGTCTGAGGCCCTGACTCGAGAGGCCCGAGAGGAGCAGCTGCTTCTGGGGACGA TGGATGAAGACGAGGACTTGGATGACATCTTCCTGGAGGACCAGCCTGTCCGGACCTTGTTCCCTGAAAGTTGGTTCTGGAAGAAGATTACTCTGCCGAAAAGTGAATCGGG CATCTCCCACTTCAGCACCGCGGTGACCGTGCCAGATTCCATCACCACATGGCAGTTTGTGGCCGTCAGCATCAAGGCTGGACAAG GTCTTTGTGTCTCGGACCCCTTTGAGCTGACAGTCACAAAATCCTTCTTTGTGGATCTTAAGTTGCCCTTCTCCGTGATCAGGAATGAACAAGTCCAGATCCAAGCCGTGCTGTACAATTTCAGGGGCAACTCAGTCAAG GTCCGAGTGGAGTTCCCCTACAAGGAACCACTGTGCAGTGCAGCCAAGCCAGGAGCCCCTTCCCGCCAG GCAGGGGGTCAGATACAGCAAATATCCCGTAGCATCGTCCTGAACCCCCAAG GTCAGACCCAGACGGAGCTGGTGCCAAAACAGGACTTTTTGAACAAGATGCCCAACACAGAGGCGGAAGTGTTTGTCAGTGTCCAAG GATACACCCGTATGCTTACCCACCGGAGTGCAGATGGCACCTACCACAGCAGCAAGGGAAACCCAGGAAGCACCTG GCTCATGAGCTACGTGTTCCGGGTCTTTGCCCTGGCCTATTCCACCATGACAATCAGGGCGCTCGACCTACACTCTCTCTGTGACATTGCCAACTGGATCATCACCCAGAGACAGGCGAAGGACGGGCACTTCTTGGAGAAAGGTCCTGTGTTCATGGCATCCATGCAG GGTGGCTACAAAGGCTCCGAGGCAGACATATCTCTCACAGCACTTGTCCTGATCGCTCTGAATGAGGGGAAGGAGTTGTGCAACCAGGAGATACCG AATTTGGCTGCCAGCATGAAGCAAGCCTGTGACTTCCTGGAGAAAAAACTCCCCCACATTGAGACAACTTTTGCCATAGCAGTAGTCTCCTATGCCCTAGCCCTCACCGGGAGCCCCCAAGCCAATGACCGCCTGGACAGCTTTGCCAGCCAGGGTGGGTGTGGGTCACTTCTTAACCAACTAT ACAAAACCCACTGGCCAGTGGGCAGCCTGGGCGAGAACTCCCTTTACACCGTTGAGGCTACGGCCTATGCGCTAATGCAGAAGCTGAGACTGGGTCGGCGCAATGAGACCCATGCCATCGCCAAGTGGCTACTGGAGAAGCGGGAGCTGGGAGGAGGCTTCCAGTCCACCCAGGTGAACCAAGCCTTGGAAacagaggtggggaaagggaggctAGCCGTGATGCTGACCCAGGAAGACCACCAGAAGGAGCTGTCCGTGGTGCTGGCGCCCCCATGGTTCCCG ACCACGGTCGTGGCCATCGAAGCCCTCACTCGATTCCGCAAAGCTGTCCCCTTCGACGGTGTCCAGGATCTCAGCGTCCAGATCAGAGCCCCCAAGAGAGCCTTGAATGTGGAATGGCTCATCGATGAGAACAACGCCTACCAGCTGCGGTCAGCAAAG TTCTCTGCCCAAGATGACCTAGAGATCAAAGCCAGTGGCAGTGGAAGAGGCACCATCTCG ATTCTGACCACGTACCACAGGTCCCCAGAGTCCTGGAAGGACACCTGCAACATGTACCACCTAAATGTGACTCTTAACACAGCCCCGGAAG GAAATGATGGGCAGGAAATGATGGAGGGGGCTGTGGAGATGGTCAGAAATGGTGAGATTCTAGAGTTCCCAGTCTGTGGTACCAaggaggaagaaacaggactctCCCATTGGGAGTTCACTGTTGGGTGGAAAAGCCCCTGA
- the LOC140688364 gene encoding complement C3-like, with protein MDTRFQGYREATMTIMEVSLLTGFYPNQDDLKQLTSDVERYAFQWETKMDSNSSIVVLYLEKLSHKEDTVLGFRVHQMLQAEFLQAAQVTVYDYYEPSQRCSSFYNLPTERSYLQKICHRDVCRCAEEQCPSPKKDSNQLSQEELQAAACEVGVDFVYKARLESVETSTSNPYVYYNMQLQAIIKSGTDSAIPFKRKKFISHATCYDSLGLQEHETYLIMGQTSDLWRVKSEYTSTSWARRHSSCTGQQMGQWARRNC; from the exons ATGGACACAAG GTTCCAGGGTTATCGTGAGGCCACAATGACCATCATGGAGGTCTCCCTGCTCACCGGCTTCTACCCTAACCAGGATGACCTCAAACAG CTCACAAGCGACGTGGAGAGATATGCCTTCCAGTGGGAGACCAAGATGGACTCCAACAGCAGCATCGTCGTCCTCTACCTGGAGAAG CTCTCCCACAAGGAAGATACGGTGCTGGGTTTCCGAGTCCACCAGATGCTGCAGGCCGAGTTCCTGCAGGCTGCCCAGGTCACGGTCTACGACTACTATGAGCCGT CCCAGAGGTGCAGCTCCTTCTACAACCTGCCCACAGAGCGCTCTTACCTGCAGAAGATCTGCCACAGAGACGTCTGCAGATGTGCCGAGG AACAGTGCCCATCCCCAAAGAAGGACAGCAACCAACTGAGTCAGGAGGAGCTCCAGGCAGCGGCCTGTGAGGTGGGCGTGGACTTCG TGTACAAGGCCAGGCTGGAGTCCGTGGAGACCTCCACCTCCAACCCTTACGTCTACTACAACATGCAGCTCCAAGCCATCATCAAGAGTG GCACGGACTCTGCCATACCCTTCAAGAGGAAGAAATTCATCTCCCACGCCACCTGCTATGATTCCCTGGGGCTGCAAGAACACGAGACATACCTCATCATGGGCCAGACATCTGACCTGTGGAGAGTCAAATCTGAGT ATACTTCCACGTCCTGGGCAAGGAGACATTCCTCATGCACTGGCCAGCAGATGGGGCAGTGGGCAAGAAGGAATTGCTAG